A stretch of DNA from Thalassococcus arenae:
ACGATGGGCCGGAATTCAAGGGCGCCCATGCCGGTCACGCGCCGGGCGCCAGCCCGACGCCCAAGGTGGTCCCGGTTCCGGTTGAGACGGCGAAGGCGGTTCTGGCACGGGAAATCGGGCGCCACAATCGGGAAACCGGACGGCGCAGCCAGGGCGCGCGCGGCCGGTCCTACGACGCCATCCTGCGCGACGGGCTGGCGCAACGGGAGGCGCTTGGGCGCCCGGTGCGGCGTCCGACCGCGGAACAGCTCTACCTCGCCGGTCTGATCTGGAAGCCGGTGGCGGTGGACCGCACCGGGCGTGTGGCCGCCAATGGCTGGCATTATGGCGGGCCGGAGACGCAAGAGGCGCTGATCCGCTTCCACGACACCGGGCGGAAAATCCTGCTGGGCCGCGACCCGGACGATTTCAGCGCGCCAGCCATCGCCTTTGACGACAACGGCAACCTGATTTGCCGGGGGATCGAACCCGTGAAGCGCGGTGCCTACGACAGCGCGGACGGCATTCGCGAGGCGGCGCGCAACCGCAAGGCGGCGCGGCAGGCGGTCAAGGCGGCAGAGGACGCCAACGACTACCTGGACGGCCCCGACTATGCGCGCGCCATGGCTGCGCTGGATGCGGCGGCAAAGGCCGACGACACGCCCCCGCCCGCGCCGAGCAAGGTGGTTGGCGGGCGGTTCGGCGCTCCGCTTCGCGAGCAGGCGCCGGAACCGCAAACCGAAGACGAGTTGTCCGGGGTTATCAAGGATTTCGACCGTGCCCACGGGTTCGACCCGGGGCGCCTTGTTAGCGGCCAGTGACGTGCTGCAACACGCCACTGGCCATTCACCAGCGGGCGAAAGCCCGCGTAGCTAAGCGGAGAGAAGAATGGCAGAGCATCTGCATATCATCAAGCCCCCGGAGGCGCGCCAGGCGCCCGGTCTGGTCATGACCCAGACCGCGACCGACATCTTGCGGTCGGTCAAGCTCGTGGCGGACGAACCCGGCACTCTGACCATGGTCGCGGGCATTCCCGGCTGCGGCAAATCGGAAACGTTGCTGCGGTTCATCCAGAACAACCCCGAGGCCATCAAGCTCGATATCGTCGCGGGTGAAGGGCGCATCTGGGACCTTGCCGCAGCGCTGATGCAGCACCTCGAGATGGGTGTGCCGAACAGCCGCCGGATGCGCGAGGACCGTCAACGGATCACCGAGGCCATCGGGTTTGGCCGTGTTCTGATCCTGGACGAGGCGCAATACCTGGCCAATTACAACCCTCGCGGCGGTTTCAACTTCGACGCCTATGAATGGCTGCGCGCGATGGCGGAGGAAGGCTCCTTCTCCGTGGTGTTTTGCGGCGACCTGTCGCTTGCAGACGCGATTGGCTCGGTTCCGCAGCTTCGGCGGCGCATGGTTCGGCCGGTCGAGATCCGTTCCATTCCGAAGCCCGACGTGGCGATGTTCGCCGCTTCGCGCGGTGTCACCGATAGCGCCGTGGTCGACGCCCTTGCAGCCATGGCCAAGCGTCACGGTGGCATCGGGGACGTGAAGCGCACCCTGCAACACGCGGAAATCCGCGCGGAAGGGCGCCGGATCGCGGCGGCGGACGTCAAGGCGGCGTTGCTCTATCTGGGTCTGTCGGCGCGGGGGGACGGGTAATGCAGAACGCTCCCGACGTCACTTTCCTTCAAGCGCTGCAAGCGCTCACGGAATTCCCGGCCGTCGCCCATACCTGGTTGGGCGAGATACGCGATATCCTCGGCAGACCCGATGCCTCACCGCAAGACGGTGCGGAGCTGGCCCGGATCGTTGCGCTTTTCCAGTCGGACATCGACCTGGCGGAAACAAACAACCGGATCGTGTTGGCGCATATCCATGCGGCGGCATCCATGCAGAAAGGTCCAAGGCAATGAGCAAGGACGAAGATTATCGTGTGAAGAACGCGCGTGAGGGCCGCGCCCTCTACGTTCCAGGCAAGACGGCCGAGGAAGACCATGCGGAGGCGGCAAAGCGAAGGATTGAAGGCATGACGGTCCAGCATCGGCTCAAACTGGACTTCACCAAGGACGAATTCGCAGCGGTTTCATCGGCGGCGGACAACGTGGGTGCCTATCTCTGGGAAGCGGCATCTGCCTTCGACCTTCTGGCGGACGGGATCGACCACGGCGCGTTCTCGGCGAATGATGCCCGCCTGGGCGCGACCCTTCGGCTTCTCGGCTTGGCCCTGGAACAGCGCCAGGCAAAAGCCGGGGATGTACTGGCCATGTTCGGGATAAGGCTCCGGGGGGCAGCGGAATGAGCATCAGCGACAACCAGCGCAAGCTGTTCTGGGTGGCGGCGCGCAAGCTCGGCTGGACCGAGGATCAGCTTCGCCCGGCCCTGGCACAGATCGCCGGCGTCACCAGCGTCAACGACCTCGACCGCGACGGGTTCGACGCGATGATGGGCTTCTTCGAGTATTGCGGCTTCACCCCGCTTTCGGCGAAGGGCAAGGACTATGGCGACCGGCCCGGAATGGCGAGCTTTGCCCAGATCGAACTGATCCGCGCCTTGTGGTCGGAATACACCCGGCGCCAGGCCGGTGAAGACGAGCTCAAGAAATGGCTGGCGAACAAGTGGCATGTGTCCAGCCTGCGCTTCGTCACCGCCGAAATGGCCGGGAAGATGATCGCCGCGCTGAAGGCGATGAAGGCCCGCGCCGCGTAGCCTGGTGCATCTCTCGGCGATGAACGGGGCGGTGTGAGAGCACCGCCCTTTTTACGACCGGCGCTGAGACGCCCGGAGAGGCCCGCAGAGCGGCCCTTTCGCTATTGGCACCCTGACCCCAGAAAGCGCGAGACGGGTATTTAAAAGGGGTTCAAATCGCCTCGTTTGGCCCTTTGCGTCGGAGCCGCGCGCACTTGTCCGCGCAATCCGCCGATTTTCCCCTCGAATTCCGGTTCTCACGCACATCCGTGCCGGTGTTCGGGGTTTTCCGCTCTTGCCATGGTCCTTCCAGATACTTGCCACCAATCGCCGTGGCGCAAGTCGAAGGACAGGGCTTCATGCTGATCAACGAAAGCAACCTCGATCTGGTCTACAAGGGTTTCAAGGCCAGCTACACCGACGCCTATCTCGCGGCGGAAGTGAACTGGGACAAGATCGCCATGACGGTCGCCAGCTCGGGCAGCGAGGAAACCTACGGGTGGATCGGGGCGGTGCCGCAATTGCGGGAATGGATCGGGCCGCGCCATGTGAAGGGGCTGATGGCCCATGCGTTCACGATCCGGAACCGGAAGTTCGAAAGCACGGTGGCCATCCCGCGCGACAACATCTCCGACGACAAGCTCGGCGTGTTCAAGCCCGCCTTCCAGCTCATGGGTCAGGGCGCGCGCACGCACCCGGAAGAGCTGATCTTCGCGCTCCTGGCGGCCGGGTTCGAGACGCAGTGTTTCGACGGTCAGAACTTCTTCGATACCGATCATCCGTCGAAGGACAAAGACGGCAACCCGGTCACGGTCAGCAACATGGACGCCACCGGCGGCGGCGCGGCCTGGTTCCTGCTGGACACGTCCAAACCGGTGAAGCCGATCATCTGGCAGGAACGCGAGAAGTACGAATTCACGCAGCTCACCCGCGCCGATGATACCAACGTCTTCATCAACGACGAATACCTCTATGGCGTCCGGGCGCGGGTGAATGCCGGGTTCGGCCTCTGGCAGCTCGGCTATGGCAGCGTGAACGACCTGACCGAGGCGAACTATGCGGCGGCGCGCGCCGCGATGATGAACTTCCGTAGCGACGAAGGCCGCTTGCTGGGCATCAAGCCCACGGCCCTGGTTGTTCCCCCGGCGCTCGAAGACGCCGCGCTGCACCTGCTGAACACCGAAACCAAGGACGGTGGCGGTTCCAACCCCTACAAGGCCACGGCTGACTTGATCGTCACGCCCTGGCTCGAAGCCTGAGCGGAGGACCGGACATGGCAGCTCTGACGACAGATCGGAACACGCCTTCCCGCCTGGGCGACATGCGCGAAGGGCCGGTGGCGGCGAACGTGCGCATCCACAAAGGGGCGATGCTGATGCGCGACGTGGACGGCATGCTGCGCCCTGGTGCAACCGCGACCGGCTGTGTCGGCGTCGGTCGCGCGGAAGAGGGGGTGGACAATACCGGCGGTGCAGCGGGCGATGCGACCATCAAGTGGCGCGCGGGCGTGTTCCTGATGGCCAATGCCGAGGGCGACGCGGTGGCGGCGGGTGACGAGGATGCGGCCTGCTACATCGTCGATGACCAGACGGTCGCCGCCAGCGATGGGGCCGGTACCCGTTCGAAAGCGGGTGTGGTCGATGAAGCCACCAGCGAAGGCGTGTGGGTTCGGTTCGACGCCGCTCTCGCGCGCGCGGTCTGACCATGTCGGACACGATTTCCGTCGCTTTCGACCACGCCTTACCGGATGCCCCGGACTGGGTGCAGCTCGTACCGGCGGGCAAGGTCACCGCGCGCGACGGTCGGCGTTTCGTCAACGACAAGCCCGAAGCGGTTCTGGCGACCTTCAGGGCGGGCGGGATCGAACTCCCGGTCGATTACGAACACCAGAACGAAAAGCCCGAAGCCAAGCTTTCGGGTCCGGTCCCGGCGGCAGGCTCGATCAAGGAACTCGCGGTGCGCGCGGATGGCATCTGGGGCCGCGTGGACTGGACCGACCGCGCCCGCGCCCTGATCCGCGCCCGCGAATACCGTTTCCTGAGCCCGTCCATGATGGTGGAGAAGGACACGGGCCGTCTCGTCAAGATCAAGGGTGCCGGGCTGGTCCACAACCCGGCGCTGCATATCACCGCCCTGGCCAGCGAGGAGAACAGGATGGACCCGACCGAATTCATGGCGCAGCTCGCCGATCTCCTCGACATCGAGGGCGACGCGGACGAAACCGCGATCCTGAGCGCGTTCAAATCCAGGCTCGAAGCGACGAAGGACGCCAAGCCGAACCCGCGTGACTACGTGCCGATGAAGGCCTACCAGGAAGCCATGGCCAAGACGCGCACCACCGTCCAGGCGGCCAGCGAGAACAGCGCTCGCGCAAAGGTGGACGCCGCCTTGCGGGATGGCCATATCACGCCCGCAGCGAAGTCCTGGGCGCTGGAACTCTGCATTGCGGACGAGGCCAGTTTCGACGAATTCCTCGCCGCCAGCCCGGCGCCGTTCCGCCATCTGACCGACCGGACGCGCTTTGCGCATGCGCGCGGCGTACCGTCCGACAAAGACCAAGCGAAAGCCGACGATCCGGCCGTCGCTTTGCTTTGCGAACAGCTGGGGCTGTCGCCCGAACGCTTCGCTTGACCCATGGGGGCGGTCCTTGAACGGTCCTGCCCCATTCGATCCGCGCCCTGTCCCGCGCGGGCCGCAGGCGTCCCGGCTTACTCCATCCCACCGGGGCGCCTGCACTTGAATAGGGTGCGGGTGGCAGGGCCTCGCGTCCGGTTGCCCGGGAACCCTGCATTGCGCTCCGACCCAAAGGCCGTGCTACGGCCGCGAGAATATCACCGTGTCACACCCGCATCGCGACGATAATCCGACGGCACCCGCGCCTGCAATCCGCTATCCGCGTCCGCCGGCACATGTCGCGCCCTACGTGGAGGTTCTTGGGCCAGCACTGGCCTTGCGGTTTCTGCTGGAATTCGGCGGTGCCCCGTCGCTCTACTTTCCGAACGACCCAAAGGGCAGGTCCGAGGTCGAAGCGATGATCGGTCCCGACCTGATGAGGGCGCTCGGCCGACGTCTGCCTTCGAACCAGGTCAATGTTCCGGTACCGCGCGTTTGGCTCATTCACGCGCTCGCGGCCGAAGGCCGCAGCCGGGCGTCGATTTGCCGGGCGGTGCGATGCAGCTACACGACTGTGGTCCGATCCTTGAAAATCCCACCGGACGGGTCCACGCCGCCGGACCGCAATGCGGCTGGATCGAGTTGATGGTCTGAGCGACGTGGGGCTGGACTTGAACCAGCATCCATTGAGCGGCAAAACGCCCAATCCCCTTACCCATCGGGGCACACCACGCCGACAGGAAACATAACCATGATCCGTGAAAAAATCCAGATCGACGAGATCACCGTGGCGCTGTCGGCAGCGGCCGACGCGCTGGAAGACATGACGCCGCTGTTCGAGGATATCGGCATGCTGATGGAGGCCAGAACCAAGGCGAACTTCCTTAAGGGTCAGGCACCCGATGGCAGCGCCTGGGCGCCCAAATCCATGGCGACCATCGAAAAGTACCGCAGGACAGAGGGGAGCGAGTCGGTCCCTATGAACCCGCTGATTGGCACGTCCAGCAGGTTGATGGACAACATCAACCATCAGGCTCGGCCAGATGGCGTCGATTGGGGATCGGACGCGATATATGCAGCGGTCATGCATTTCGGTGCGAAGCAGGGCGAATTCGGTGCCCGCATCGGCAAGGACAAGAACGGCCGGGACTTCTTCATGTCCATTCCCTGGGGCGACATCCCGGCGCGGCCGTTCCTGGGCATCGGTCCCGAGGACGAAAATGCAATATTGCAAACAATCGAAAATTACCTGCGCGAGGCGGTGGGCCAATGACCGACAGCCCGCCAAGCATCGCGAACCTGCGCAAGTCGCTGAGCGAGGCGGCGCAGCTTTGCCGGGATGCAAGTGGCATCCTCGCCCACGTTCAAACCTGCCTGGAACGGTCGGTTGAAGACGGCGTTCAAACCCCGTTTCAGACCGGCGCCAAGGTGTCGTCTGCCGCCGCCGAACATCGCCGGGCGCACCGTCCTGGTCGCCCCGCCAAGATCGACGCGGACCCCGAGTTGCGCGCCTTCATCCTCGCCCGGATAGACCACCTGACCTTTCCCCAGCTCGAAGACGCGGTAGCCGAAGTATTTCCCGACGCTCGCCGGGTGCGAAAGACCGCGATCAACGACTGGTGGAACCGCCACCGTCGCCGCGCCAAGCCGAATTCCCATCCGGGATAGGAGACCCTCTTCGACTGTCTTCCGGTATCAAACCCGGTGAAACGGGGGTATCAAACCCGGTGAAAACTAACAGCGGCGACGGGGGCAGCGCCCCCATACTTACCCGGCCACCGCCCGCGCCTCGTTCCGGATCCGTTCGATCATCGCCCGCAAGCCGTTCGAGCGCTGCGCCGACAGGTGATCGTGAAGGCCCAGGCGACCGAGTTCGGCGCGGGCATCGACGGCGGGAACCTGCGTCAGCGGCAGCCCGTCATACAGGCGGTGCAGCAGCGCGATCAGCCCGCGCACGATCATCGCGTCGCTGTCGCCCTGGAAATGAAAGGCCCCGTCCTGGGGATGCATGTGCAGCCAGACCTGGCTGGCGCAGCCCTCGACCTTGGTGGCGGGCACCTTGAGCGCGTCCGGCATCGGCGGCATCGCCTTGCCCATCTCGATCACCATGCGGTAGCGGTCTTCCCAGTCCTCGAGAAACTCGAAATCCTCGACCACCTCTTCGAACCTTGCCTGGGCCATCGCGTCATCTCCTTTGTCTTCGATCTAGTCGCCGTGGCGGCGATGGTCCAGCACCCCTTGGCGCTTTTCATCGGCGCTGCGATGCGCTACGCCAAGGGAAATTTCCGGCAAGGGGGCCGCGCATGTTCCGAATGACCGCCACGCTGATCCTGGCTGCCTTCATCCTGACCAGCTGCGGTTCGGTCCGCGACTCGCGGCTGAACCCGTTCAACTGGTTCGGGCGCAGTCAGCCCGAGGCGGTCACCGACGGGACCGGCACCGTGAACCCGCTGATCCCGCGCCGCCGCGCCAGCCTGTTCCGGGACGAACAGGACGATGCCTATCGCGGGCGCCCGGTTGCCGAAATCACCGAACTCTTGATCGAACGCCGACCGGGCGGCGCGATCCTGCGGGTGACGGGGGTCGCCGAAAGGGTTGGGCCCTTCGACGTGCGACTGATCGAAGATGAACAAGCCGGCGAGGCCGGCACACTGTCCTACACGCTGAACGCCCTGCAACAGGCCGGGCCCCGCGATACCGGCCCGAACGCACGGACGGTGACCGCGGCCTTGTGGCTGACCGACCAGGACCTGGCCGGCATCCGTGCGATCCGGGTGGCCGGCGCGTCCAACGCCCGCGTCACGCGGCGCTAGGCGCGCACCTCGATCACCTCGACGCGGTTGCCTTTCGCGGCCAGCGCGATTTCGCCACGGCACAACCGAAGCGCATCGTCGCCGAACACTTCGCGGCGCCAGCCCGTCAGGGCCGGCACGTCGCGCTGTCCGGCGGCGATGGCGTCGAGGTCGGCGGATGGCGCGATCAGTTTCGACGCGACCCCGGCATTTTCCGTCTTGGCCTTGAGCAGCACGCGCAGCAGATCGGCCAGAGCCGGATTGACCTGTTGCTTGCCCTTGTCGGCGGGCGCCACCGGCAGCTTGTCCTTGGGACAGTCCATACCGGCCTTGATCGCGGCCAGGATACCGTCGGCGATATCGCCGCGCCGGGCCTCGCGCAGCAGCAGCCGCGAGCGGCCGAGATCGTTCATCGTCGCCGGTTTCGTCGAGGCCAGTTCGACCAGGGCATCGTCCTTGAACACGCGGTTGCGCGGGATGTTGCGCGATTGCGCATGGGTTTCCCGGAACGCGGCCAGTTCGCGCACGATGGCGAGGAAACGCGGCGAGGACGATCGCGTCTTGATCCGCATCCACGCCTCTTCGGGGCGGGTGATGTAGGTCTCGGGATCGGTCAGGGTGGCGAGTTCCTCGGCGACCCAGTGGTCGCGGCCCGATTGGTGCAGCTTGTCGCTGAGAAACTCGTAGATCAGCCGCAGATGCGTCACGTCGGCCAGCGCATAGGTCTTTTGGGCATCGGTGAGCGGCCGGCGCGACCAGTCGGTAAAGCGCGAGGATTTGTCGAGCTGCGCCTTGGCGATGCGTTTGACCAGCGTCTCATAGCCCACCTGGTCGCCGAAGCCGCAGACCATCGCCGCGACCTGGGTGTCGAACAGCGGTTCGGGGATCACGCCGTGGTCGATGTAAAAGATTTCGAGATCCTGGCGGGCGGCATGGAACACCTTGACCACGTCGCGATTGCGGAACAGCGCGATCAGCGGGTCGAGCGACAGCCCATCCGCCAGAGGGTCGACCAGAACCGCGTCGCCGTCGCCGGACCCCGGCAGGGCCAGCTGGACCAGGCAGAGCTTGGAATAATAGGTGCGTTCGCGCAGGAACTCGGTATCGACCGTGACATATGGCACGTCCC
This window harbors:
- a CDS encoding AAA family ATPase, translating into MAEHLHIIKPPEARQAPGLVMTQTATDILRSVKLVADEPGTLTMVAGIPGCGKSETLLRFIQNNPEAIKLDIVAGEGRIWDLAAALMQHLEMGVPNSRRMREDRQRITEAIGFGRVLILDEAQYLANYNPRGGFNFDAYEWLRAMAEEGSFSVVFCGDLSLADAIGSVPQLRRRMVRPVEIRSIPKPDVAMFAASRGVTDSAVVDALAAMAKRHGGIGDVKRTLQHAEIRAEGRRIAAADVKAALLYLGLSARGDG
- a CDS encoding regulatory protein GemA, with product MSISDNQRKLFWVAARKLGWTEDQLRPALAQIAGVTSVNDLDRDGFDAMMGFFEYCGFTPLSAKGKDYGDRPGMASFAQIELIRALWSEYTRRQAGEDELKKWLANKWHVSSLRFVTAEMAGKMIAALKAMKARAA
- a CDS encoding Mu-like prophage major head subunit gpT family protein; translation: MLINESNLDLVYKGFKASYTDAYLAAEVNWDKIAMTVASSGSEETYGWIGAVPQLREWIGPRHVKGLMAHAFTIRNRKFESTVAIPRDNISDDKLGVFKPAFQLMGQGARTHPEELIFALLAAGFETQCFDGQNFFDTDHPSKDKDGNPVTVSNMDATGGGAAWFLLDTSKPVKPIIWQEREKYEFTQLTRADDTNVFINDEYLYGVRARVNAGFGLWQLGYGSVNDLTEANYAAARAAMMNFRSDEGRLLGIKPTALVVPPALEDAALHLLNTETKDGGGSNPYKATADLIVTPWLEA
- a CDS encoding phage protease, with product MSDTISVAFDHALPDAPDWVQLVPAGKVTARDGRRFVNDKPEAVLATFRAGGIELPVDYEHQNEKPEAKLSGPVPAAGSIKELAVRADGIWGRVDWTDRARALIRAREYRFLSPSMMVEKDTGRLVKIKGAGLVHNPALHITALASEENRMDPTEFMAQLADLLDIEGDADETAILSAFKSRLEATKDAKPNPRDYVPMKAYQEAMAKTRTTVQAASENSARAKVDAALRDGHITPAAKSWALELCIADEASFDEFLAASPAPFRHLTDRTRFAHARGVPSDKDQAKADDPAVALLCEQLGLSPERFA
- a CDS encoding phage virion morphogenesis protein, whose product is MIREKIQIDEITVALSAAADALEDMTPLFEDIGMLMEARTKANFLKGQAPDGSAWAPKSMATIEKYRRTEGSESVPMNPLIGTSSRLMDNINHQARPDGVDWGSDAIYAAVMHFGAKQGEFGARIGKDKNGRDFFMSIPWGDIPARPFLGIGPEDENAILQTIENYLREAVGQ
- a CDS encoding SufE family protein, coding for MAQARFEEVVEDFEFLEDWEDRYRMVIEMGKAMPPMPDALKVPATKVEGCASQVWLHMHPQDGAFHFQGDSDAMIVRGLIALLHRLYDGLPLTQVPAVDARAELGRLGLHDHLSAQRSNGLRAMIERIRNEARAVAG
- the rnd gene encoding ribonuclease D, with the translated sequence MQTLTTTEELAAFCDRARDVPYVTVDTEFLRERTYYSKLCLVQLALPGSGDGDAVLVDPLADGLSLDPLIALFRNRDVVKVFHAARQDLEIFYIDHGVIPEPLFDTQVAAMVCGFGDQVGYETLVKRIAKAQLDKSSRFTDWSRRPLTDAQKTYALADVTHLRLIYEFLSDKLHQSGRDHWVAEELATLTDPETYITRPEEAWMRIKTRSSSPRFLAIVRELAAFRETHAQSRNIPRNRVFKDDALVELASTKPATMNDLGRSRLLLREARRGDIADGILAAIKAGMDCPKDKLPVAPADKGKQQVNPALADLLRVLLKAKTENAGVASKLIAPSADLDAIAAGQRDVPALTGWRREVFGDDALRLCRGEIALAAKGNRVEVIEVRA